The Haloplanus sp. CK5-1 genome contains a region encoding:
- a CDS encoding tRNA(Ile)(2)-agmatinylcytidine synthase — MTLVGLDDTDSRERGMCTTYVATRVAAAIETAGGTVDHRLLIRLDPSIEFKTRGNAALCLETDLDPDRAFDLAVDAVESLAAVEDPKTSPGVVVADASTGTVADPVAALARRAVHERVDRDEALGLADRLGYRHRGWDGGRGRIGALAAVGAGRAFDDWTYEHVAYRELERCGTPREVDRESVFAAAEAAYPDAWDTVDRAEDELVCVPSAPGPILYGIRGDDPETVREVARAIGSEPVDRSATFRTNQGTDAHLQSGTVETVRDGRAYRIDAVVDDAPETRAGGHVHTTVRDGDDHLPCVAFEPTKRFRDRVRSLRPGDRVTVCGEVGQGTLKLEKFALRDPVTTESAVPTCPDCGRSMESAGRDQGYRCRDCGTTAPGRVERELDRRLDPGWYEVPPCARRHVAKPLIRGGFDTPTYPER, encoded by the coding sequence GTGACACTCGTCGGCCTCGACGACACCGACTCCCGAGAGCGCGGGATGTGTACGACATACGTGGCGACCCGCGTGGCCGCCGCCATCGAGACGGCCGGTGGGACGGTCGATCACCGGCTTCTGATCCGGCTCGACCCGTCGATCGAGTTCAAGACCCGCGGGAACGCCGCTCTCTGTCTCGAAACCGACCTCGACCCCGACCGCGCGTTCGACCTCGCGGTCGACGCAGTCGAGTCGCTGGCGGCGGTCGAGGACCCGAAGACGAGTCCGGGCGTCGTCGTCGCGGACGCGTCGACGGGGACCGTCGCCGATCCGGTCGCGGCACTCGCCCGCCGGGCGGTTCACGAGCGAGTCGACCGTGACGAGGCGCTCGGCCTCGCCGACCGCCTGGGCTACCGGCACCGCGGTTGGGACGGCGGCCGGGGGCGGATCGGCGCGCTCGCGGCGGTCGGTGCCGGCCGCGCCTTCGACGACTGGACGTACGAACACGTCGCGTACCGGGAACTGGAGCGGTGTGGCACCCCCCGCGAGGTCGACCGCGAGAGCGTTTTCGCGGCGGCCGAGGCGGCCTACCCCGACGCGTGGGACACCGTCGACCGTGCCGAGGACGAACTCGTCTGTGTCCCCTCGGCACCGGGGCCAATCCTCTACGGTATCCGCGGTGACGACCCCGAGACGGTCCGGGAGGTGGCGCGGGCTATCGGGAGCGAACCCGTCGATCGGTCGGCGACCTTCCGCACCAATCAGGGGACGGACGCCCACCTCCAGTCGGGGACGGTCGAGACGGTCCGGGACGGACGAGCCTACCGGATCGACGCCGTCGTCGACGACGCCCCGGAGACGCGGGCGGGCGGCCACGTCCACACGACCGTCCGGGACGGCGACGACCACCTCCCCTGCGTGGCGTTCGAACCCACCAAGCGCTTCCGCGACCGAGTGCGTTCCCTCCGCCCCGGGGATCGGGTAACCGTGTGTGGCGAAGTAGGCCAGGGAACGCTCAAACTCGAGAAGTTCGCGCTCCGGGACCCCGTGACGACCGAATCCGCCGTGCCGACCTGTCCGGACTGTGGGCGGTCGATGGAGAGCGCCGGCCGCGACCAGGGCTACCGCTGTCGGGACTGCGGGACGACCGCTCCCGGTCGGGTCGAGCGCGAACTCGACCGACGCCTCGACCCGGGCTGGTACGAGGTGCCGCCGTGTGCCCGTCGCCACGTTGCGAAGCCCCTGATCCGGGGAGGCTTCGACACGCCGACCTACCCCGAGCGGTGA
- a CDS encoding pyridoxal-phosphate dependent enzyme, protein MATDLVCPRCDRTYADRWRCSCGSPLEFASVPRPEGSAPPFDDFDSRRGLWAFDDFLPVPSRVTLGEGFTPLVDAPAWEATFKLEYVSPTGSFKDRGAATVVSRAVELGVDRVIEDSSGNAGAAVAAYAARAGLDADIYVPASVTPAKRRAVEAVGATAVTVDGDREAVSAACRRAVEAGEGWYASHAWNPAFFAGTETFGLELAAQRDWAVPDAVVVPLGHGTLLLGAYRGFRALVDAGWTERMPRLLAVQAAGYAPVAADRGGGVDGRNDLADGIRIRDPVRRSAIETALDATDGDAIAVPAEAVERAVADLGRGGLRVEPTAAAAPAGLRAYRERGVVDDDADVVVPLTGRAK, encoded by the coding sequence GAGGGATCCGCGCCCCCGTTCGACGACTTCGATAGCCGGCGTGGGCTGTGGGCGTTCGACGACTTCCTCCCCGTCCCGTCACGCGTCACTCTCGGCGAGGGGTTCACCCCGCTCGTCGACGCGCCGGCGTGGGAGGCGACGTTCAAACTGGAGTACGTCTCCCCGACCGGGAGCTTCAAGGATCGCGGCGCGGCGACGGTCGTCTCCCGGGCGGTCGAACTGGGCGTCGACCGCGTGATCGAGGACTCCTCGGGCAACGCCGGCGCGGCGGTCGCCGCCTACGCAGCCCGCGCGGGCCTCGACGCCGACATCTACGTCCCGGCGTCGGTCACACCGGCCAAGCGCCGGGCCGTCGAGGCTGTCGGCGCGACGGCCGTCACCGTCGACGGCGACCGCGAGGCGGTCTCGGCGGCGTGTCGGCGGGCGGTCGAGGCCGGCGAGGGCTGGTACGCCAGCCACGCCTGGAACCCCGCCTTCTTCGCCGGCACCGAAACCTTCGGCCTCGAACTCGCCGCGCAACGCGACTGGGCCGTCCCCGACGCGGTGGTGGTCCCGCTGGGGCACGGCACGCTCCTGTTGGGCGCGTACCGCGGATTCCGCGCCCTCGTCGACGCGGGGTGGACGGAGCGGATGCCCCGACTGCTCGCCGTGCAGGCGGCGGGGTACGCCCCGGTCGCGGCCGACCGTGGCGGCGGTGTCGATGGGAGGAACGACCTCGCGGACGGGATCCGGATCCGGGATCCGGTGCGGCGGAGCGCCATCGAGACGGCGCTCGACGCGACCGACGGCGACGCGATAGCGGTTCCGGCCGAGGCCGTCGAACGGGCGGTGGCCGACCTCGGTCGCGGCGGATTGCGGGTCGAACCCACGGCCGCCGCCGCCCCCGCGGGGCTCCGCGCCTACCGTGAGCGGGGGGTCGTCGACGACGACGCGGACGTCGTCGTCCCCCTCACCGGGCGGGCGAAGTGA
- a CDS encoding DUF7511 domain-containing protein: MSSTDDPDVTPDSPALDRWPTFRLDHVIDDERCTIYPSDRSADRRTGAWITAHRDAFVALDGVR; the protein is encoded by the coding sequence GTGAGTTCGACCGACGACCCCGACGTGACGCCCGACAGTCCCGCCCTCGATCGGTGGCCGACGTTCAGGCTGGACCACGTCATCGACGACGAACGGTGTACGATCTACCCTTCGGACCGTTCGGCCGACCGTCGGACCGGCGCGTGGATCACCGCCCACCGCGACGCGTTCGTCGCCCTCGACGGGGTCCGATAA
- a CDS encoding transcriptional regulator — translation MSRSALVGNITAMLQDAGFVVSDRCSIRPKSFDLAARRGDDLLLVKILANVDGLDAETGLEMRRLGSYLSATPLVIGLRTRDEELKPEVVYFRHGVPAINPDTAFDLFVENVPPLIYAAPGGLYVNIDGDLLSDEREERGWSLGRLATELGVSRRTVSKYEDGMNASIEVAIKLEELFDQPFSDPVEVLDGAEAVRDAEPTPEDPAVDPDEDHVLAVLARVGFTVHPTNRAPFTAVSEDGDHEIENLLTGHSAFTRSAEKRARIMSSLGEVTRTRSVYVTEEREKRDAVEGTALVSQEELSALRDADDLRDLILERARAPAES, via the coding sequence ATGTCACGGTCAGCACTGGTCGGGAACATCACGGCGATGCTCCAAGACGCGGGGTTCGTGGTGAGCGACCGGTGTTCGATCCGCCCCAAGAGCTTCGACCTCGCCGCACGGCGGGGCGACGACCTGCTCTTGGTGAAGATCCTCGCCAACGTCGACGGTCTCGACGCCGAGACCGGCCTCGAGATGCGTCGGCTCGGATCGTACCTGTCGGCGACGCCGCTGGTCATCGGCCTGCGAACCCGCGACGAGGAGCTCAAGCCCGAAGTCGTCTACTTCCGGCACGGCGTCCCCGCGATCAACCCCGACACCGCCTTCGACTTGTTCGTGGAGAACGTCCCGCCGCTCATCTACGCGGCCCCCGGCGGTCTGTACGTCAACATCGACGGCGACCTGCTCTCGGACGAACGCGAGGAGCGCGGCTGGAGTCTGGGTCGGCTGGCGACCGAACTCGGCGTCTCGCGGCGCACCGTCTCGAAGTACGAGGACGGCATGAACGCCAGCATCGAGGTGGCGATCAAACTCGAGGAACTGTTCGACCAGCCGTTCAGCGACCCCGTCGAGGTGCTCGACGGTGCCGAGGCGGTCCGCGACGCCGAGCCGACGCCCGAGGACCCCGCGGTCGACCCCGACGAGGACCACGTCCTCGCCGTCCTCGCCCGTGTCGGATTCACCGTCCACCCGACGAACCGCGCCCCCTTCACCGCCGTCAGCGAGGACGGCGACCACGAGATCGAGAACCTGCTAACGGGTCACTCCGCGTTCACCCGGAGTGCCGAGAAGCGCGCCCGCATCATGTCCTCGCTGGGCGAGGTGACCCGAACGCGGTCGGTGTACGTCACGGAGGAACGCGAGAAGCGCGACGCCGTCGAGGGGACCGCCCTCGTCAGCCAGGAGGAACTCTCGGCACTCCGGGACGCCGACGACCTCCGCGAC